One window of Erwinia aphidicola genomic DNA carries:
- the csiE gene encoding stationary phase inducible protein CsiE — translation MMSAYSPEISVLSSPQRRCHLLLMLCLPEPIVTLESVCQLNAVDPAIARQDIAEVALEIQRYHRLAIEQDGQRLRIQGTQLDQRLCLLHSLRRTLRLSPDFAHGYFASALRRQLQAITVDKALYDEHNLSALVQHCALYLARDFSGRDGSFLQLVFQYSLAHRCPTDFTPQQQRWLREKREYPLAENIVHCWQKRGYQPMPGDPALLALMFSQLHIPLPEHCQRENEWQLLQAVEQLIQRFQALSGMRFSNEAGLSAQLYTHLAQAVERTHFAIGIDHSLVDDVAQQYPRLLRTTREAIADFEQHYGLQFSDEEMGLIAIIFGAWLMQESALQEKQVLLLTGHDRDLERQVEQQLRELTLLPLTIKYQDVADFQRHSAPKGIALVITPYATPLPLYSPPLIHAELPLGEHQQHSIRALLES, via the coding sequence ATGATGAGTGCATACTCACCAGAAATTTCTGTCCTCTCCAGTCCGCAGCGCCGCTGTCACCTGCTTTTGATGCTCTGCCTTCCTGAACCCATTGTCACGCTGGAGTCGGTTTGTCAGCTGAACGCAGTTGATCCTGCCATTGCCCGGCAAGATATAGCGGAGGTCGCGCTGGAAATCCAGCGTTATCACCGTCTTGCCATTGAGCAGGACGGCCAAAGGTTGCGCATCCAGGGGACGCAGCTCGACCAGCGGCTGTGCCTGCTGCATAGCCTGCGCCGCACGCTGCGGCTGTCACCCGACTTCGCCCACGGCTATTTTGCCAGCGCGCTGCGCCGCCAGCTGCAGGCCATCACGGTCGATAAAGCCCTGTACGACGAACATAATCTCAGCGCGCTGGTTCAGCACTGTGCGCTCTACCTCGCGCGCGATTTCAGCGGGCGCGACGGCTCTTTTTTACAGCTGGTTTTTCAGTATTCACTCGCACACCGCTGCCCGACAGACTTTACCCCCCAGCAGCAGCGGTGGCTGCGCGAAAAGAGAGAGTACCCGCTGGCCGAAAATATTGTCCACTGCTGGCAGAAGCGCGGTTATCAGCCCATGCCCGGCGACCCGGCGCTGCTGGCCTTAATGTTCAGCCAGCTGCATATTCCGCTACCTGAGCACTGCCAGCGGGAAAACGAGTGGCAGCTGCTGCAGGCGGTTGAACAGCTTATTCAGCGCTTCCAGGCGCTTTCCGGCATGCGCTTCAGCAACGAGGCCGGGCTCAGCGCGCAGCTCTACACCCATCTGGCCCAGGCGGTGGAACGCACGCATTTTGCTATCGGCATCGATCACTCGCTGGTGGATGATGTGGCGCAGCAGTATCCGCGCCTGTTGCGCACCACGCGTGAAGCGATAGCCGACTTTGAGCAGCACTACGGGCTGCAGTTTTCCGATGAGGAGATGGGGCTGATTGCGATTATCTTTGGCGCATGGCTGATGCAGGAGAGCGCGCTGCAGGAGAAACAGGTGCTGCTGCTCACCGGCCATGACCGCGATCTGGAGCGTCAGGTAGAACAGCAGCTGCGCGAGCTGACGCTGCTGCCGCTGACTATCAAATATCAGGATGTCGCCGACTTCCAGCGCCACAGCGCGCCAAAAGGCATTGCGCTGGTGATCACCCCTTATGCCACGCCGCTGCCGCTCTACTCACCGCCGCTGATCCACGCCGAGCTGCCGTTGGGCGAACACCAGCAGCACAGTATCCGCGCGCTGCTGGAGTCATAA
- the trmJ gene encoding tRNA (cytosine(32)/uridine(32)-2'-O)-methyltransferase TrmJ: protein MLQNIRIVLVETSHTGNMGSVARAMKTMGLTNLYLVNPLVKPDSQAIALAAGASDVIGDAKIVDTFDEAIAGCSLVVGTSARSRSLPWPMLDPRECGLKSVAEGQQAPVALVFGRERVGLTNEELQKCHYHVAIAANPDYSSLNLAMAVQVITYEVRMAYLQSLETEQTEAVESPYPLVDDLERFYQHMEKMMIGSGFIREASPGQVMSKMRRLFTRARPERDELNILRGMLSSIEKKQGE from the coding sequence ATGCTGCAAAATATCCGAATTGTGCTGGTTGAAACCTCTCACACTGGCAACATGGGCTCCGTGGCCCGTGCCATGAAAACCATGGGCTTAACCAACCTTTATCTGGTCAACCCGCTGGTAAAACCGGACTCGCAGGCCATTGCGCTCGCCGCCGGTGCCAGCGATGTGATTGGCGATGCCAAAATTGTTGATACCTTTGATGAAGCTATTGCCGGCTGTAGCTTGGTCGTCGGCACCAGCGCCCGTTCGCGTTCGCTGCCGTGGCCGATGCTTGACCCGCGTGAATGCGGGCTGAAAAGCGTCGCAGAGGGCCAGCAGGCGCCGGTAGCGCTGGTGTTTGGCCGCGAGCGCGTTGGGCTGACCAATGAAGAGCTGCAGAAGTGTCACTACCACGTCGCGATTGCCGCGAACCCGGACTACAGCTCGCTCAACCTGGCGATGGCCGTGCAGGTTATCACCTATGAGGTGCGCATGGCGTACCTGCAGTCGCTGGAAACGGAGCAGACCGAGGCCGTCGAGTCGCCCTATCCGCTGGTTGATGACCTTGAGCGCTTCTATCAGCATATGGAAAAGATGATGATCGGCAGCGGCTTTATCCGCGAAGCCAGCCCGGGCCAGGTGATGAGCAAAATGCGCCGTCTGTTTACCCGCGCCCGCCCGGAGCGTGACGAGCTGAATATCCTGCGCGGAATGCTCTCATCCATCGAGAAGAAGCAGGGCGAGTAA
- a CDS encoding nickel/cobalt transporter, whose translation MPVNMLRAQAHGSWRAWPLYLLTLIVIATGLLVWHFWPQILLQSILWQKSLHQQMTALLQQVASHPHQAGLALMGFSLLYGVLHALGPGHGKVVIATFLATHPTKLKTSLQLTLAAAVVQGAVAILLVTVMLVVLQLSSRQLHLSSDWLEKGSYLLVSGLGLWLCWRAGKKLWAALKPARRGLSIRRIVTADHQHSEQCGCGHQHVPDSAMLAQAVGWKTKAAVVLSMGLRPCSGAIMMLLFAKVIGVYAWGVLSAIVMALGTALTVSAMALVVQMSRALALRLSKGASAQGWQTVAVNSLALLGGVLLVMAGVMLWLSAQPAISGGIRPMFLR comes from the coding sequence ATGCCAGTAAACATGCTCAGGGCGCAAGCACACGGCAGCTGGCGGGCATGGCCGCTGTATCTGCTGACGCTAATCGTCATCGCTACGGGCCTGCTGGTGTGGCACTTCTGGCCGCAGATCCTGTTGCAGAGCATTCTGTGGCAGAAAAGCCTGCATCAACAGATGACCGCGCTGCTGCAGCAGGTCGCCAGCCATCCACATCAGGCAGGGCTGGCGCTGATGGGCTTTAGCCTGCTGTACGGCGTGCTGCACGCCCTCGGCCCCGGGCACGGTAAAGTGGTGATTGCCACCTTTCTCGCTACCCATCCCACTAAACTGAAAACCAGCCTGCAGTTGACGCTGGCGGCCGCGGTGGTACAGGGGGCGGTGGCGATCCTGCTGGTCACGGTGATGCTGGTGGTGCTGCAACTCTCCTCGCGCCAGCTGCATCTCAGCAGCGACTGGCTGGAGAAGGGCAGCTATCTGCTGGTGAGCGGGCTGGGCTTATGGCTGTGCTGGCGCGCAGGTAAAAAGTTATGGGCCGCACTAAAACCAGCAAGGCGAGGGTTGAGCATCAGGCGTATTGTCACGGCGGATCATCAGCACAGTGAGCAGTGTGGCTGCGGCCATCAGCACGTGCCGGATAGCGCGATGCTGGCGCAGGCGGTGGGCTGGAAAACCAAAGCGGCGGTGGTGCTGTCGATGGGGCTGCGCCCGTGTTCCGGGGCGATCATGATGCTGCTGTTTGCCAAAGTGATTGGGGTTTATGCCTGGGGGGTGTTATCCGCCATTGTGATGGCGCTGGGAACGGCGCTGACGGTGTCGGCGATGGCGCTGGTGGTGCAGATGTCACGCGCGCTGGCGCTGCGTCTGAGCAAAGGCGCTTCCGCGCAGGGATGGCAGACGGTGGCGGTCAATTCGCTGGCGCTGCTGGGGGGCGTGTTGCTGGTCATGGCGGGGGTAATGCTGTGGCTGAGTGCGCAGCCTGCGATATCCGGCGGGATTCGCCCGATGTTTTTACGCTGA
- a CDS encoding 3-phenylpropionate MFS transporter gives MTIRSTYWLGLSYFTYFFAYGVYLPFWGVWLKESGLAPEKIGLLLGCGMIARFAGSLLIASRVTNPSRLVSALRLLASLTLLFALGFWLGAEWLWLLLVMVGFNLFFSPLVPLSDALAATWQRQIALPYGPVRLWGSLAFVISSALTGVLVNIFSYHAILLLLCAGCIAMLGGMMLRPAVMPLGAQKQLSHAGWAQWKQMLSENAVWRFLLCVTLMQGAHAAYYGFSAIYWQEAGYSSSVIGYLWSLGVVAEVVVFASSNRLFRRWRARDLLLLSGICAIVRWSLLASSTELGWLILAQILHCGSFTVCHLAAMRFIAAREGGEVIRLQSVYSALAMGGGIALMTMVCGVLFQHLQGGVFWVMALLVVPALFLRPKVA, from the coding sequence ATGACGATACGCTCCACCTACTGGCTTGGATTAAGCTACTTCACCTACTTTTTCGCCTATGGTGTCTATCTGCCTTTCTGGGGGGTATGGCTGAAAGAGAGTGGCCTGGCACCCGAAAAAATCGGTCTGCTGCTCGGCTGCGGCATGATTGCCCGCTTTGCTGGCAGCCTGCTCATCGCTTCCCGCGTCACCAATCCTTCCCGCCTGGTCAGTGCGCTACGCCTGCTGGCATCGCTGACGCTGCTGTTTGCGCTGGGCTTCTGGCTGGGGGCCGAGTGGCTGTGGCTGCTGCTGGTGATGGTCGGCTTTAACCTGTTCTTCTCGCCGCTGGTGCCGCTGAGCGATGCGCTGGCCGCCACCTGGCAGCGGCAGATCGCGCTGCCCTATGGCCCGGTCAGGCTGTGGGGATCGCTGGCGTTTGTCATCAGCTCCGCGTTAACCGGCGTGCTGGTCAATATCTTCTCTTATCACGCCATTCTGCTGCTGCTGTGCGCGGGCTGTATCGCGATGCTCGGCGGCATGATGCTGCGCCCGGCGGTCATGCCACTGGGTGCGCAGAAGCAGCTAAGCCATGCGGGCTGGGCGCAGTGGAAGCAGATGCTGAGTGAGAATGCCGTCTGGCGCTTCCTGCTGTGCGTGACGCTGATGCAGGGAGCGCATGCCGCCTATTATGGCTTCAGCGCGATCTACTGGCAGGAAGCGGGCTATTCGTCGAGCGTGATTGGCTATCTGTGGTCGCTGGGGGTGGTGGCTGAGGTGGTGGTGTTCGCTTCCAGCAACCGTCTGTTCCGCCGCTGGCGCGCGCGCGACCTGCTGCTGCTCTCGGGCATTTGCGCCATCGTGCGCTGGAGTTTGCTGGCTTCCTCCACCGAACTGGGCTGGCTGATCCTCGCACAGATCCTGCACTGCGGCAGCTTCACCGTCTGCCACCTCGCGGCAATGCGCTTTATCGCGGCGCGGGAAGGGGGCGAGGTGATCCGCCTGCAGTCGGTGTACTCGGCGCTGGCGATGGGCGGCGGAATTGCCCTGATGACGATGGTGTGCGGCGTGCTGTTCCAGCATCTGCAGGGCGGGGTGTTCTGGGTGATGGCGCTGCTGGTGGTGCCGGCACTGTTCCTGCGGCCGAAAGTGGCCTGA
- a CDS encoding DUF1007 family protein: MLRYNTLKAGLLWLAAGFSPAVLAHPHSFIAMQTTLVHQGDQLTGLKMRWVMDEITSADLLYDAGEAKPDSVVWKKLAAEVMANVLGQHYFSEFWHQKQPVKFDNLPPEYHLSRQGHKAVLEFILPLAHPQPLKGQRYLFSTFDPTYFVDMYYDSEKSLIVPPELAAQCRFQLQTPQPDASMQAYALSLDKADAPAEEMDLGRQFAQTVTLICQ; encoded by the coding sequence TTGTTACGTTATAACACTTTGAAGGCTGGCCTGCTGTGGCTGGCTGCAGGATTTTCGCCCGCTGTTTTGGCACATCCGCACAGCTTTATCGCTATGCAGACCACGCTGGTCCATCAGGGTGACCAGCTCACCGGGCTGAAAATGCGCTGGGTGATGGATGAAATTACCTCGGCCGACCTGCTGTATGACGCCGGTGAGGCAAAGCCCGACTCGGTGGTGTGGAAAAAGCTGGCGGCGGAAGTGATGGCGAACGTGCTTGGCCAGCACTATTTCAGCGAGTTCTGGCACCAGAAACAGCCGGTAAAGTTTGATAATCTGCCGCCGGAATACCATCTGTCACGGCAGGGACATAAAGCGGTGCTGGAGTTTATCCTGCCGCTGGCGCATCCGCAGCCGCTGAAAGGCCAGCGCTATCTCTTTTCGACTTTTGACCCAACGTACTTTGTAGATATGTATTACGACTCCGAAAAATCACTGATCGTCCCGCCCGAGCTGGCTGCACAGTGCAGGTTCCAGCTGCAAACCCCGCAGCCGGATGCCTCCATGCAGGCTTACGCACTGTCGCTGGATAAAGCCGATGCCCCGGCGGAAGAGATGGACCTCGGCCGTCAGTTTGCCCAGACGGTGACTTTGATATGCCAGTAA
- the suhB gene encoding inositol-1-monophosphatase, with amino-acid sequence MHPMLNIAVRAARKAGNVIAKHYETPDSVEATQKGSNDFVTNVDREAERQIIEVIRKSYPQHTIISEESGELPGEDQDVQWVIDPLDGTTNYIKRLPHFCVSIAVRIKGRTEVAVVYDPMRNELFSAVRGQGAQLNGYRLRGGSARDLDGTILATGFPFKLKQHATPYINIVGKLFTQCADFRRTGSAALDLAYVAAGRVDGYFEIGLKPWDFAAGELLVREAGSLVTDFTGGHGYMLSGNIVAGNPRVVKAMLANMRDELSEALKR; translated from the coding sequence ATGCATCCAATGCTCAACATTGCCGTGCGCGCTGCGCGCAAGGCCGGAAACGTAATTGCTAAGCACTATGAAACCCCGGACTCCGTCGAAGCCACCCAGAAGGGCAGCAACGACTTCGTGACCAATGTTGACCGTGAAGCGGAACGCCAGATTATTGAAGTGATCCGCAAATCTTACCCACAGCACACCATCATCTCAGAAGAGAGCGGTGAACTGCCGGGCGAAGACCAGGATGTACAATGGGTTATCGATCCACTGGATGGCACCACCAACTACATCAAACGCCTGCCACACTTCTGTGTTTCTATCGCCGTGCGCATCAAAGGCCGCACCGAAGTCGCCGTGGTTTACGACCCAATGCGTAATGAACTGTTCAGCGCCGTACGCGGTCAGGGCGCTCAGCTCAACGGCTACCGTCTGCGCGGCGGCAGCGCTCGCGATCTGGATGGCACCATCCTGGCGACCGGTTTCCCGTTCAAGCTGAAGCAGCACGCAACCCCTTACATCAACATCGTTGGCAAACTGTTCACCCAGTGTGCAGACTTCCGTCGCACCGGTTCTGCTGCGCTGGATCTTGCCTACGTTGCCGCCGGTCGCGTAGATGGTTACTTCGAGATTGGCCTGAAGCCATGGGATTTCGCTGCCGGTGAACTGCTGGTGCGTGAAGCGGGTAGCCTGGTGACTGACTTCACCGGCGGGCACGGCTATATGCTGTCTGGCAACATCGTGGCGGGCAATCCGCGCGTGGTGAAAGCGATGCTGGCGAATATGCGCGACGAACTGAGCGAAGCGCTGAAGCGTTAA
- the glyA gene encoding serine hydroxymethyltransferase, producing MLKREMNIADYDAELWQAMEQEKVRQEEHIELIASENYTSPRVMQAQGSQLTNKYAEGYPGKRYYGGCEYVDIVEQLAIDRAKALFGADYANVQPHSGSQANFAVYTALLQPGDTILGMNLAHGGHLTHGSPVNLSGKLYNVIPYGIDETGKIDYNELAELAQKHKPKMIVGGFSAYSGVCDWAKMREIADTVGAYLFVDMAHVAGLIAADVYPNPVPHAHIVTSTTHKTLAGPRGGLILAQGGDEDLYKKLNSAVFPGGQGGPLMHVIAGKAVAFKEAMEPEFKTYQQQVAKNAKAMVEVFLARGYNVVSGGTHNHLFLLDLVDKNLTGKEADAALGRANITVNKNSVPNDPKSPFVTSGIRIGSPAVTRRGFKEAEVRELAGWISDILDNINDEGVSERVKKQVLEMCARFPVYA from the coding sequence ATGTTAAAGCGTGAAATGAACATTGCCGATTACGATGCCGAGTTGTGGCAGGCGATGGAGCAGGAGAAAGTGCGTCAGGAAGAGCACATTGAGCTGATTGCTTCAGAAAACTACACCAGCCCACGCGTGATGCAGGCTCAGGGATCGCAGCTGACCAACAAATACGCTGAAGGCTATCCGGGCAAGCGCTACTACGGTGGCTGCGAGTACGTGGATATCGTTGAGCAGTTGGCTATTGACCGTGCCAAAGCGCTGTTCGGGGCTGACTATGCCAACGTCCAGCCGCACTCCGGTTCCCAGGCTAACTTCGCGGTCTACACCGCGCTGCTGCAGCCGGGCGACACCATTCTGGGGATGAACCTGGCACACGGTGGCCACCTGACTCACGGTTCCCCGGTTAACCTGTCTGGCAAACTGTACAACGTGATCCCTTACGGCATCGACGAAACCGGCAAAATTGACTATAACGAGCTGGCCGAACTGGCGCAGAAGCATAAGCCGAAAATGATCGTGGGCGGTTTCTCTGCCTACTCTGGCGTGTGCGACTGGGCAAAAATGCGTGAAATCGCTGACACCGTTGGCGCTTACCTGTTTGTTGATATGGCGCACGTTGCCGGTCTGATTGCTGCGGACGTTTACCCTAACCCGGTTCCTCATGCGCACATCGTGACGTCCACCACTCACAAAACCCTGGCGGGTCCACGTGGTGGCCTGATCCTGGCGCAGGGCGGTGACGAAGATCTGTATAAGAAGCTGAACTCTGCTGTCTTCCCTGGCGGCCAGGGCGGCCCGCTGATGCATGTGATTGCCGGTAAGGCCGTCGCGTTCAAAGAAGCGATGGAACCTGAGTTTAAAACCTACCAGCAGCAGGTCGCGAAAAACGCCAAAGCGATGGTGGAAGTGTTCCTGGCACGCGGTTACAACGTGGTTTCCGGCGGTACGCATAACCACCTGTTCCTGCTGGACCTGGTTGACAAGAACCTGACCGGTAAAGAAGCGGACGCCGCGCTGGGCCGTGCCAACATCACCGTTAACAAAAACAGCGTGCCGAACGATCCGAAAAGCCCGTTCGTCACCTCCGGTATCCGCATCGGCTCCCCGGCTGTGACGCGCCGCGGCTTCAAAGAAGCGGAAGTGCGCGAGCTGGCCGGCTGGATCAGCGATATTCTCGATAATATCAATGATGAAGGCGTGAGCGAGCGCGTGAAGAAGCAGGTGCTGGAAATGTGTGCACGCTTCCCGGTTTACGCCTGA